The nucleotide sequence AAAAAATGTTATCAGGATGCTTCATGAGCATTATGACGGCAATATCGAAAGGCTTTCATCCGTTGATGTCCATGATCTGCGAAAGATATTGCTGTCGATAAACGGGATAGGGCCGGAAACTGCTGACAGCATCCTGCTTTATGCGCTTGGGAAGCCAGTTTTTGTTGTTGACGCATACACAAAAAGGTTTTTAAAAAATCACCGCCTGTACAACAAAGAGGACTACGCCGATATCCAGACCTACTTTATGGAGCACCTCCCGGCTGATGTCTATCTTTTCAACGAATTTCATGCCCTTATCGTCTATTTATGTCAGAACTACTGTAAAAAGATTCCTTTATGTCATGAATGTCCTTTAAAGAATGTTTAAAATGCTTGATGGATGATTTTGTATACAAGCTATTGCATTATCGATCTATTTCGATTATGATTAATTTCAAAAAAGCAGGGAGCGTTTATGTTCTTCGTCGCAGATCTCGATGATATCAAAAAGGGTAAGGTCACAGACGTATATTTCGAGAGAACCCTTGAGATCTTAAAAAAGAAAAGTATCGATAAATGGGTCAGGGCTGAGTTTATCGTTAAAAGGCTCCCTGACAATATCCCCTGGGCGATCTTTTCCGGTACAGAAGAGGTTTCGCAGGTTGTGGATGGTCTCAACGTGAAGATTCGTTCAATGCGGGAAGGCACAGTGATCAAGCCTTATCAGCCAGTGCTCGAAATAGAGGGCATGTATACTGAGTTTGGTGTCATGGAAACCGCGATCCTTGGCCTGATCTGTCAATCCTCCGGAGTTGCCACGAAGGCAGCCCGTTGTAAAAAGGCAGCGGGTAACAAACCCGTTATAAGTTTTGGGGCAAGACGGGTACACCCTGCTATTGCGCCAATGGTGGAACGAAGCGCGTTTATCGGCGGGTGCGACGGTGTATCGGTCGTCTATGATGCAGAGACCATTGGTGAGGAACCTGCGGGAACAATGCCGCATGCCCTTATACTTATAATCGGGGATACAGTAGACGCCACGCTTGCTTTTGATGAAGTGATCGATAAAAAGATAAAACGTGTCGCCC is from Syntrophorhabdaceae bacterium and encodes:
- a CDS encoding endonuclease III domain-containing protein; this translates as MPVKMNIPQRLNKIFRTLLETFGPRNWWPGETPLEVIIGAVLTQNTSWKNVERAIGNLKTKKLLDIRRLYDVSPLLLAGAIRPAGYFNIKAARIKNVIRMLHEHYDGNIERLSSVDVHDLRKILLSINGIGPETADSILLYALGKPVFVVDAYTKRFLKNHRLYNKEDYADIQTYFMEHLPADVYLFNEFHALIVYLCQNYCKKIPLCHECPLKNV
- a CDS encoding nicotinate phosphoribosyltransferase, with amino-acid sequence MFFVADLDDIKKGKVTDVYFERTLEILKKKSIDKWVRAEFIVKRLPDNIPWAIFSGTEEVSQVVDGLNVKIRSMREGTVIKPYQPVLEIEGMYTEFGVMETAILGLICQSSGVATKAARCKKAAGNKPVISFGARRVHPAIAPMVERSAFIGGCDGVSVVYDAETIGEEPAGTMPHALILIIGDTVDATLAFDEVIDKKIKRVALIDTFNDEKVEALRVADALKEKLYAVRLDTPSTRRGDFLKILEEVRWELNIRGYGHVKIFVSGGIDEKKILQLNQYADSYGVGTTITNAKVVDFAMDIIEIEGKPVAKRGKMSGAKRVLRCMSCCKDKVVPLDQNIDSRCDCGGEYVDLLNPWYEKGKFLEKGKTPQAIRKYVLEQLKALEI